Within the Channa argus isolate prfri chromosome 12, Channa argus male v1.0, whole genome shotgun sequence genome, the region GTCTTATAAAGCCTCACAATATACTCAAAGACGTCCCTGCCCTGCTGAAGAATTAGAAATCACTTTTAGTATGTCTGCTGGACACTACGTTTGTGCTGCATCTCACAGTTAATCATTAAACTCTACTGGTGCAActttacgcacacacaaaactgtgttaGGGTTAAGAAGAGCAACTTCAGGATAAGGTTAAGTTAAGTTAAGAGACGACATGGGTGAGCATTAAGCACAAACACTTCAGGCTGAAGTTAAGTTAGAagagaaagtacaaaaaaactaaacacatactTCACTATTGTAGTAACTACACCTTGCGTCTTGTTGCACCACCCACCACGCTGTCCACCTTTCTATTCTTTCTTTATATACTTTGTCATTGTTTTAGGTGTCAAACGTTTGTGGTTAACAGTCATCAGTGTTAAAAGCTCACTGCATCGAGCACGCAGTGCAAAAGGACTGGACGAGGCGGTGGTTCGGCTTTTCTCTCTGTCAACCCAAACACCAAATAAGATTAAATAAGACTGTGATACATATTTACTAACCTTGGTTTGTGGTGCAGCTCAGCAGTGAGGTCAcaactaaaaagaaatgaaattgcATCATTTGTGTTAGGTTTAAAGAGTGTTAAATACAACTATCCACAGCTTGCGGCAGCACATAAGAACTAACAAATACCTCTAAAACTACAATGTTACAATGGCTGtagtcagtggttcaactcccagtttttctgactttctgtttgTCTGGTCATCTTGTCTCTTACGCCTCACTTTTATCAGACCTACTGCTTTTTTGATAAATGCAAAGCCAAGCTGTTCCTTTTAAATTGGGACAACTGCAAGTCTTGTGACCAGACATAGAAAACGTTTAGAGTCTGAAACTACAGCTACATCCAAATTTAATGGGAAAACCCTTTAAAGAGGTTTTACTGCATGTTGATATTTCTCTTCCACCTTTAGTCCTAAAGCTTGTATTAGAGTGAAGTCactacattttccaaaataatgATGTCTTCCTGTTTGATTATTTCATTTGCAGTGACAGTAGTTAAATTGTCCACCCAAGCGcagcacacatactgtaacaatacaatacaattacTGATATTTAGACAAAGTAGATTGTACTTACAGATCAGAcacaaaatacatgtttgtCCCATTGTACCACTTGGTAATATGAGAATTAACACTTAAAATTCTTCATTTAGATgtgtgaaaaacaacatttcctcTGTTGAATTTGGTGTTGCAGTTGAGTTATTTCCTTCCTTGCAGAGAGGAAATCACATTATTGTCCTTTTAGATGTTCTTTGTCATTTAATTCTGTTGCCATTTTATGTTTGAAGTCATTTGGTGTCTAATTTTGGATAGTTTTAAGCTGTTCATCATTTTTAAGTCTGAATGTCTTCATGGttgttgtgcttttctttgtgtcAGGAAAACTCTTTAGTAACTTTATTGGTTTAGTGCCATGGACACTGTGGCCTCTGGACTCGCACCTGGTAGGTTAATTCAGTTATATATTTATGGTCCTAGTCTGTGCTTGGCTTTTTGGGGATATTGAGAGTAAAATAGATATGCAGGATATGAACGTACAAGCACTCTGCACAGTAACCCTGCATTTGTTGTGCTGTGCGTCCCCCCTTCTTTGCATTCTTTCTTTGTCAGTCTTTCCAAATCACAAATGTGGTAGATGGTTGTAAAGTTTCTGTGCAAAACCCCACTTTTTGCTCACATGTCAGTCTAATGTATGAACTAATGCAGACGATAACGTTAATCCCTGGTCCTAATCTGTGTTTCAAGCCCATATTGTGGGTGGCTGTTGCTATTGTTATAACGTACATTGTACTGATAGGCCCAGCTGTGTCAAATCTGGTGTTGACATGTTGTGCAACTATATAAACTACGTTTTCAGCAGCCCACCTCTCTGCCACACTGGGGGAGAACTGGTTTCACCAAGATAATTCTGTAATAATTGTAATCCTATTCTGAAAATCTCTATTAGGTCCTGATGTACAGCTGCTGCACATCTGTCCGTGTCCTTGTATGAGGCACAAAACGCACACACAGCAATCACTGTTCAAAACAGTTGGTTGAATGGAAagtcagctgaaacaaatgtatGTAGTGAAAAGTAACACAGCCTCCAGAACACCCTCCACCCTGCTTTACCTATACAggctactactacttctacagAGCATGTGATACAGTCTTACCTACAACCGCAATAAATAGCAATATGCCAAGTGCTGCGGTGACTTTAGCTATAAGTTTAAAATTGTTACTTAGTATTTACTTATTATGTATCAAAACTGAAACATGGCTACTAAAGGGAATCAGttagaaattcttttttttacgTCATATAAGCTATATAAAATTCCATTTCTTGCTTTTAGTGAGCCAGGTCAAAGTGCAACTCAATTAATTTCTTCACagtgcattatttatttttggatcaTTACATTGTTTGGATTTGGAGCTGGGTAAATTTGCAGGAGTCGTTTGGGAAGTTCCTGAGCTTTGTTAAATTTGGTTTGAATGACACTGTCATATTCAGACGACAAATGCCCTCGGCAGATCTCCAGTCATGATGCAATAGGAAGAAAAACCAACCCACCCACATCCACAGAGCAAATCAGCAGTGTGAGATCACCCTCAGGATATGTACTCATATCCTGTTTTCATCTAACTTCCTGTTCCTATTCCCCTGATAAACTGATATCTGATTACTTTCCTACAGTGTTTTCCATGTCACTCCCCTTCATCTCCTGCCAACAAACTCATTACAGCTGCACTGGATTCATTTTCCCTTGCACAAGTGCCGGTGGCACGACTTGTACACTGGCTCCACCTGTTTCTGCTGCCACACACTGTTGGTATTTATCTACACAGCGTCTCAGGTGTTTGATCTTCTCCCCAGGTAAAGAAAGATGCACGTTTGAGACAAGATATCCAAATTATGATTCAGTTGTCCATTGTTTAAATGTCTGGGTTCTCGATGACGAATAAAATAAACCACtggacaaaacaaatgtttccacCTACCTATGAAGTGCAAAGCAAACATCTAAGTGAAACAAAGTAATTAGGTCCTTAAAATATCATTAACTCAGCCCAGCAACACCagcaaattttcattttacacaaaacatgttttatcgCTTTCAAAACACATCCAcgatctttctctaaccctaacatcAGTGATGTTCTTgcttttcctttaataaaaGGTTTCATTTATTCAGCAAATACATGGCACCGGAACATAATATAAAGGCCAGTTCACAATCTCCTTAttgtggattttatttattgtcagaAGAGAACCTGCTGCTTCTCCTGGTACTCTTCTAGTTACTCCTTTGTACTCCTACAATGCAatagcttttgttttatctgaaattaaaacttttaaatgatATCAGAGTAAAAGAGCAATTTAGTCTGTGTAGTTAAGATTGTTTGGTGATGCAAACAATTGTAATAGAATTttttcctcttggaagaattgtagacagaaatcagcgtgatgaaccatctcagtttaatacatgctggcatggagaagaacacatggatgttggtgtcttctgacttgtatctctcaaaccccttctatttatactcaaacccaagaaaggaaccaccctcacaaaacatgactaaagaaaccaggtgcatgcagttgacagtcatcactcttgtccctatctaggttatctgaagatgtcagttgagaagcaataaaacccttttcattgcaccttcttgtagatcttgtgaccccaggactcactatctactacattgctttgggccttgtaacaacaaagtgcctgctgtgatctcaaacattcctccaaacacgacccAGCCTGTGATCTCTtatcctctttgtgacctcttcaatagcccatcttggttgattgtttgctaattatctaaccatatgactaaatttactctattctCTCACACAATCAGAAATGGGACTTAAACAGTTGTCAAACAGTTGTCTTTCAAGAAGGCTGCATCTTGGCAGAAGATACTGGATAGAGACAGAACCTTGTTCTAAAAAGTAAATGTCCTATGAACCAAATGATGAGCTTTGAAAGGAATCTCTGCTCAGAAAGAGTCAAACAAGTTGAGCCTGGATCACAGCACAAAATGATATTCTGCAGTTTCTTTCTGGTTTCTGgcagttttatcttttatctcgGTTTACCAGCAGCAGGACACGTGGATTCAGGACCAAAGAAACCTGAGATGTTTCAGGTCGGTTCTTCATCATCTTTGTCAGGAGGAAGAACATCTGAGATTTTCCTCACACGGCAGTTACATTTCCTATGGATCACACAAACAATACCAACTAACACACACTAACAATGAACACACTGACGACCAGTTTAAGATGTCTGTCCTTGTATTCTCCGTCCTCGGTGTCCAGCCCCATCTAGCTGGACACTGCTCAAGTATTCAAGCCAGTATTGTTGGTCtgaacaaaaaccataaaatcACACAGCTCTAAAGACATGGATCAGTCCATCCCAGTTGTGTCTTTAGAACTGTGGGAATTTGACCTCAtgatgtttactttgtgtttatgaATGATGAACCTTCTCATGTTCACTTGCACTTTTGTCTAACATTAATGGTTCAAGGAAACCTGCACCATTTAGACGGTTTGACTGTTTGAACTTTGGCTTTTTCTTTAGCTAGTTGTTTATTAGAAATTGCATCATCAGATCCATGAATAGAGAACCTAACCCATATGAGGAATGTGTTGCTAGAGGTTCTTCAGGAGATGTTCAATAgtaaagtaaatacaaacaatgtaacaatgacaactacagacaaaaaataacatttcctcaggcaaaaaaaaaaaaaaaaaaaagaagtgcagGTGCAGTATGTGTGCGAGGATGTAGTTGTTGAGTATTATAGAAAATGATTTTGCCCAGTGGGTCTTCAGAATGTCAGATCCTCTTACCTTGCCCTCCTAAAAGAACGAGCTCTTTTCCTGAGCACCTGGGGAGCAAGCACTCTGTGTGGTGCATCGGCCACAATTCGATCTGGGAGAACTCTGCATCAAGCTACCAGGTTACATTAGGAAGGTTATTAGGTTATTAAGgttaaatataaacaacattATGATGTGaacatatcatatcatatcataatCATGTGCCTGATTGGTGTGTATTTACTGGTTTGCtttttaattcataataaaGCTTTGTGTTTCATAAGCTCATCATATTGCCCACGTTTGTCTCAACTGGTAAAGTAACTAttactgtcagataaatgtagtggaatgaaatagaaataacattaaaagaaaataaatgcaatattttaaagtaaGGTACAAATACCTTAAATTTGTATGTAAATAATGTGCTAATGgcaaataagcaaatatattAGCAACAAGTGACAAACGACAACCCACTAAACTGTCTTGGGGATAACAACCACAGTTCTGTCAGTATAATGAGCCACAAACATGTGAAAACAGCCACATCCGTTTCAGACGCCGATGAAGCCACGAGAGCAGCTGTTGCTGTCTGAGTAGAGTGATTTCACTAGTACAGTTGGGAATAAATGCAGCGGTGGGACCTTATCAGAGCTGATGAAGAGCAGTTAATTAGCCAAACATCTGTAACTTGACCTCGTGAATGTTGCTGTGGGAGGTTATGAGAACTCAACATGAGATTCCACACAATTCCAGTCGCTCACTTTTCTGGGCCTGCTGCTGATTTCTCAGTGAACAGTAGCATCTGTGAGGTGAAGTCTAACGTTGTTCTTCTGATTTGAAGCCAATTTTAAACGATTTGAGTTGCAAAGGATATTTGTTAGTGGTTTCCCCTCACGTGTATCTATGAAATGCTGATCTCCCCTGGACCAAACACATTTCATCATCAGTGTAATACATTTGTAACCAGTACCAATACATATGACCCGAATTATCTTTGTGGCCCACTGGCCAACGTGACTAGCTTGTTCTGATTCCCGGGGCGTTAGGAAGAGCTGCTTTGTACAGTCCCTTTGCGTTACACGCTGATGCTTAGGGTCCCCATTTGCATCAGTACTTGATGGAGCTTCCACTGTAGGTAATCAGAAACCTTAgcgcttcaatatttgatgcctaatgatgtaaaacaggACGAGAATAAGGCACATAGGGAAGTGAACGGGCTGCTGGATGGAACAACAAGACACTGGACTTTTTCACGGGAGCCCGGGCTTTGACTCTACAGAACACAGAGTCAAAGGAAGAATGTAAATTTTACTCTCTCTGAAAAAagtgagatttttaaaaagcgGCTGCTCTACTGATAATTACTGAGTCACTTTAAAGTTGGTCAGTGTTTATGCAATGgttttgtctcattttgaaTTGTTTAGTTTACTCCATGGGAATTTGAAACCGAGGGGGTTTTACTTACAAGGAGGCAAGATAGCAGATGTTGAGGGTAAGAGTGAAGAGGCCACAAGGAAATCAGCTACTGCCAACTACCTACAAAGGTTAAGGCAAGTCCTGAGAAGTCCAGGCGATTAACACCTACGTCCTCCTGGTCATCAGGTATTTAGGCCATACATCTCCCTTTGTAGCATAAATTACAACTCATTTCTACTGAAGTGGATTAGAATTTTATATATTCTACTGTATGGTGGgttattatttattctgtttcagctgctttttaatCCAGGAAGTTCAAATGTTTAGTAGCTCAACTACAGTTTATAATGAAACATGTTTATATGCAGATGCATTAATGATAATGTAAAATAAGGAAACAAGTCTTTAAAAGATACAgaaacttttaataaaataccTTTTCTCactgtttaaatgttgtctAAAATATGAATCAATACATatctaacaaaaacaaaatctgacaaAGCTTCACAAGACTGTTAGTGCTTGATAAACACAGTTACAAACCTCAGCACGTGTTAAACATGCTTCATGTCTGAACTGACTGATTTACATTAACACAGTGAGAACAACATGAGGTCAAATACAGACACATTAAATGAGATAATGTGACAGATTCCAGCTCTGACAAAAGCTTCAGTGAAGCTCCATTAACACACTGCTGTATTTGATCATATTACAGTAGAAATCGCATTAGAAATCGCAGTAGAAAAGTCGCATCCACCCACAAACATTCAACtgctgatggatggatgtggGGGAAGCCAAATCTCacattacaaaaatgaaaaaagaaaacagaagatcTTGTCTTGCATGAAAGATGGTGTGTCCTCAAGGTAAACAGTGaattataacaaaacaaacaaagtgttGAACTTTGGTCTGTATCTCTGCtgagaaacagtaaaaacaaaaaaagtcagcatctttttttaacatagttcaacagcagcaggacACAATGAATCAGCAATAAATTGACATCTCAGGTTTGGTGTTAAACAGCTGCTTTGATGTCTGGGTTTTTCTTTACATGACCATAACATTTCCTGTAGATCATACAAATCATACCAATAAAAAGAAGCACGTTACAAACTAACAGAGCTACTACCAGTCGAAAACGTCCACCATCATCTCCTCCCTCCCCAGTGTGTCCACCTTCACCAcctgtgagaagagaatgaggtgtgaggtgtcaggtaggtgatgaatccatttcctcttcaaactcctgtcagacattatctactgcactttgatcccatcactcatagcagctgtttgctacaaagtctcatcagcaacatctttagaaaacaccaacatctgatctgtgatggttcactctcacatcaacaaccaggaagcagcttcacctctgatccacacacacacacacacacacacacacacactgcacacacacacactcacctgagtCTGTGACTATcatggtgatggtggtgattAATTGAGGTGGTGtgattttgttgctgtttttaacacgacactcatatgttccagtaTCATTGATGCTGCTGTTCCTCAGAATCACAGAAACATCTCCGTCCTTCATCTCTGGATCTCTCAGCTCCACTCGGTTCTGAAAAGATGGATGCTGGGGGTCTTCAAACATCTTCCCGTGTTTCCACACAAAGACGTTTTCGTTCGGGTCCTGTCTCGTCCACTCCAACAGTTCGATGTCTCCACCTCTGTGATCCAGACACTGAAGAGTAACATCATCTCCAGGCTTCACTGTGATCTGTTGTTGGTCtgaacaaaaaccataaaatccagatcaaaacacaaagtaaacatcagtaaaacagttGATGAAGCTTCAGAACTCTATAGCTTCACATACAGATGAACCTGATAAGAGGCAGTGGCTCATTAACAGTGACTCTGTGTAGCACAGCTACTGTTGGTGATgtcttgcagcaaaatgctcCAGTCAtgagacagaggcagagctggCAACACAGCTATCCAAGCATTTGTGATAGTGAAAGGATAAATGTGATATTCAACAAGGTGACCTGGGGCTGTGTGATGTTATACAGTGTGTACTCATATACACACTTTAGCAGTACTGGCAGCTGTTTTCTACACGATGTGGGTGCAGCAGTGTAGCAACAAACACATAGAAAAGAAAGTGACAGAACAGGAGGAGGTGCATGACACAATAAACAGGAGATTTTATCTGGCAGCAGCAGATAACGAAAACCTCAAAAGTAGGGCTCTGTGACATCACCAATTGAGAATTTGCACCCAGATTCTAAGTATatcaattaaattatattaagaAAAATCGCCTTTCCAATTAAATATAGGTCTATCGTGATATATATGTTGTTGTCAGGACATCAAAGGAAGTTTATCTGCTTATGTCATTTGAGACATTTCCCACATATCAtaatcaaataaacacattctcaATATGTGaacaccatttgttttttaacctttaaaatgaTTCAAGGACAAAGCAACAAATCTGCACGTTTAACAAGCTGGAATCATAAgatattttaagcatttttacaTGAACCTTGTGTTGTTTCTCATCAGACAACTCATTGTTTCAACTTTTGAGCATCTTGATAAATAACAAAGTGTCATATTGCATCAGTTCTTCATATGTTCTCTGTGCAGTTTCAAAACTTGTCAAGTAAACTAAAACTGTTGTGCTGtaaaagaacaacaaataaaaactgtaatgaaGAGAAAATACCTTCGATGTCTATTCACAGTAAGTGCAGTATTTAATCAATGAGGAATGAGTAACAATCCACCAACAATGATCCGTCCTAGTGATAACAagcacagtttttacctttTGCCAGAACAAAGATCCACAAACATGTGAAAAAGGCCACAGATGTTCCGGGTGTTGATGAAGCCATGAGAGCAGTGTCTGCTGTCGgagctgaaactgaaaacagaaactgtTCTTCTTGATGGAAATATGAAGCTTTGCACCACTAGCTGGTGCATCAATTTTTATTGTTAAGAGAAAAGAATGACTGAGAAGGAATGGGCGGGATTGGATTTTCCAAGATTCCTAAGTACTTGGAACGTTGCATCcatattgattttgttttgttatcaaAGCATGTTGGAAACTACCTTTTCTTTCCCCTGAGTGTTGGAGGACCTACTAATCACAGCAGCTACACACCAAGCTACAAGTCAGACCTCATAGTGGGTTCATGCCAGATTCTatttgtagctcagttggtaaggcagtggtCGGCCCGCGGTTCCAGCTATAtatggcaagacactgaaccctcaacagCACTTTCCCATTGTCAGCAgtcaagcctggtagaaattgtggagggctgcatcaggaagggcatctgccgAATTAAACTGTGTTAAATCAAATCTTAAAGTAAACGTTTAGTCCCCATCAGAGGgaacacatttgcaaaaaaaaaaaagagagaaagagcagtgAGGGAAAACCCAGCTTCCAACAGCAGGACTCAGGATCAGGGCAAGAAATGTTCCCAATAATATACGTGTGTGGTCCTCACAATACACAGATTTAGTACCAGCAATAAAAATGATGACTCCTTTGGGAGAGGATTCCTATGTTGTCTGTTTCTTCCTGTATGACAAAGAAGGTTGTTGGGGAGATTGTAAAGGCCTCTAAGTCACGGACTGTTGCATACAGTTCACATGAAGTTCAGATTAAGGTTTTATAGATCAGTACGTGTAAAACTGGATCAGAAGAGAGTTAAGCCATTTTATCTTATCAGTACAACTTTATAATCAACTAACAACAGTGTGAGAGGAGAAActaaggagtgtgtgtgtgtcagacagatTTGATTTCCTGTCGTTGGCTTTTGGATGAAGTGGCTGTAATAGGGACAGAGTGGAAAAGTCCCACAAATGTGGGAAAGCCCTCATACTGATAcatgtttttctgcaaaaacatgctaaactgctcatttttaaatcatgtttaagTAATCACTGAAGAAAAGCCTCCAACTAAACACTGTAATATGTCAAAACGTGTGATAACAAGGTCTTGTAACAATCAGCTGCACACAGCGGGATGTTGTCAAGTACAAACAAAGAAGCTCTTCTTCTTCTAAATGAGGTCACTGTCATGGGTTGACTGAAAATGTGTGGAATGTGTTTGCATTGAAATCCTCATGGAGAGACCATATACTGGCCTCTAATTAAGACCTCTTTAATGacctttaaattatttctttgtttcactCATACATTTGGATGCATTTTGTGAGGAGTTAGATTACTGTGTTCTGTCTTGTTAATATGTTTACATTGATCTGAGTCAATAGGGAATTGCAAACAGTACAGGATGATTCATAGTCATAATAGTGTTGCTGTACGAGCATGTGATAACCCAAACAAACGTAGTGCTCTCCGGGACTTTCTCTGGATTCCTGTGGCGTGACAAATTCAATGAAAACAATCACGCACTGCTTGTTCAGAGCTACACACTGACCTTGCGTTCATCTCACTAATGCCCAGCTTTTAGACAAAGTGGGCATTCAAATGCAAGACTTGGATGGATCCATTACCATAAATAGAATACAGACCTAAAAATAACGGTTGTCCTGTGGTCCCCTTTTCACAGACAGTAGCCCAGAATGATCAAATCTAATGAATGAGGTGAGGTAAGCAAGAGTTGAGTTGGCAACTCTAGGAAAgtgacagagctttgaacctgatgcaggcagctacaggaagccagtgcaaagatctaaagagtggtgtgacgtATGTGCTTTTTGCTGATTGAAAATGAGAATTGCCGCCTCATTTTGGATCACCTggaggggtttgattgtgctgctGGTAGCCCCATTAAGATCAGCACCTGCACACTGAGGTGGGTTGGGTTGGCAGAGATGTAGCGTCTAATCTTTCTGAGGTTGTAGAGAACAAATCTCCATGCTCTAGAggctgaggagatgtggtccgtaaagctcagttggtcgtcacTAAAGACTCCCCAGAGCTGTgggtcatcagcatagcaatgataaGAAAAGCCCTGTGGCACACTGGTACATGTCAGAcacatgcccctgccaggaaACCTTAAATGTTTGTCCAGACAAGTAAGACTGAAGCCAGACCAGAGCTGTTCCAGAGAGAGCGGATAGAAGAAACTGATGGTTCTCCACAAACGATGCAGTCAGATTAGCGGTGACCCACAGCTTTTGCAGCCCACAGGGATTCAATgactgtttctgtggagtgaccactGACGAAAGCAGAGAGAATGCCGGGGTGGTGTGAGTGCGGCAGATAAGGAGAGAAAATGTTGGCGGATTGGTGAAAAAAAGttgtagaataaaaacaatgttttcttaCACAAAAGCTGATGAATCAGAACAGTTTTCCTGTTTAAAAGTGAACTTTACATGCGTTAATTTTGTTCTAACCTGCTATAGGCAAGTGTTACTAATAAACTGTTCTTTCTAGCACAAATAGCCACTGTTcctgatttatttgaattttatatGTAGATGTTAGAattactttaaacacattcactgcactaaATTAAACTGACTT harbors:
- the LOC137137058 gene encoding V-set and immunoglobulin domain-containing protein 8-like, whose amino-acid sequence is MASSTPGTSVAFFTCLWIFVLAKDQQQITVKPGDDVTLQCLDHRGGDIELLEWTRQDPNENVFVWKHGKMFEDPQHPSFQNRVELRDPEMKDGDVSVILRNSSINDTGTYECRVKNSNKITPPQLITTITMIVTDSGGEGGHTGEGGDDGGRFRLVVALLVCNVLLFIGMICMIYRKCYGHVKKNPDIKAAV